Proteins found in one Acidobacteriota bacterium genomic segment:
- a CDS encoding protein kinase: MKECPTCRSCYEDNVLKCPKDQSDLAFSMPGTTLIDGKYRILSCLGRGGMGTVYRAEHVHLGRQFAIKTVLPDFASRDPTAIERFRQEARASAAIHHLNVIGVTDFGVTDQRVFYLVMEYVEGRGLHDIINNEGPLSPERALKIMKQVCSGVSAAHALNLIHRDLKPSNIMISRPKQSAVSLEDMGLVLGEDLFAPAPTSGSQSGSQSGPSDEPVVKVLDFGLAKILNSEVLGDGPATLGTGVMGTPHYMSPEQCNGKAVDPRSDVYSLGVVLFQMLTKEVPFKGDSFGAIVSGHLLKNPPSLRALNPVISEALEMVVLRAMSKDPANRQQSVAALASELEAAVLNTGQPAANQGAVLMISTQPGNCEVYVNNDFRGKTGPTGKLAIRLEPGEYRLRFSCPGWFDNSRTLNMGASDQQIEIALMHKTATDAPRQMSPITTPVPSSTARVQRAPATGGYATPTRGVPAPSNEPQPKLLQNRYDTLPLDLFMATLCAILVIGIYFALEPSPDPFSLQVGGDYPMVPLLTTYGGIGATLAALIAMLMADYQYTYQPTPVLAWVFGVSRIVFAIAVVLMMVMAFAGASLNKWPWPSLAWFASRIVLITLFGALYARVLKRHRAAIL; the protein is encoded by the coding sequence ATGAAGGAGTGTCCAACCTGTCGCAGTTGCTATGAGGATAATGTTCTCAAATGCCCCAAAGACCAGTCGGATTTAGCATTCAGTATGCCGGGAACGACCCTGATCGACGGGAAATATCGTATCCTTTCATGCCTGGGGCGCGGAGGGATGGGGACCGTCTATCGGGCGGAGCACGTGCATCTCGGGCGTCAATTTGCCATCAAAACGGTCTTACCTGATTTTGCAAGTCGTGATCCAACAGCGATTGAGCGGTTTCGACAGGAAGCGCGCGCCTCGGCGGCAATTCATCATCTCAATGTGATTGGGGTAACGGATTTTGGAGTGACTGACCAGCGGGTGTTTTACCTGGTGATGGAGTACGTCGAAGGGCGTGGCCTGCATGACATTATCAATAATGAAGGTCCACTCTCGCCAGAGCGGGCACTCAAAATCATGAAACAGGTATGTAGCGGGGTCAGTGCCGCCCATGCCTTGAACCTGATTCACCGTGACCTGAAACCCTCCAACATCATGATCAGCCGACCTAAACAGTCTGCCGTCAGTTTGGAGGATATGGGATTGGTTCTTGGGGAGGATTTATTTGCTCCGGCCCCAACCAGTGGAAGCCAGAGCGGCAGTCAATCAGGCCCCAGCGATGAACCCGTGGTGAAGGTGCTTGATTTCGGGCTGGCCAAAATTCTCAATAGCGAAGTGTTAGGCGATGGGCCGGCGACACTGGGGACTGGGGTGATGGGAACCCCCCACTATATGTCGCCTGAGCAGTGCAATGGGAAAGCCGTTGATCCCCGATCAGACGTCTATAGTCTTGGGGTCGTGCTTTTCCAAATGTTAACCAAGGAAGTTCCCTTCAAGGGAGACTCATTTGGCGCCATCGTTTCCGGTCACCTGTTAAAGAACCCTCCCAGTCTGCGGGCACTCAACCCAGTGATCTCCGAAGCCCTGGAAATGGTTGTGTTGCGTGCCATGTCCAAAGACCCGGCCAATCGCCAACAATCAGTGGCTGCCCTGGCTTCAGAACTCGAAGCCGCAGTGCTCAACACCGGCCAGCCAGCCGCCAATCAGGGTGCCGTCTTGATGATAAGCACCCAGCCGGGAAATTGTGAGGTGTACGTCAATAATGATTTTCGCGGAAAGACCGGCCCCACTGGGAAACTGGCCATTCGACTGGAACCCGGTGAATACCGGCTCCGGTTTAGTTGTCCAGGGTGGTTTGATAACTCACGAACTTTAAATATGGGGGCTTCGGATCAGCAAATTGAAATCGCCCTCATGCACAAAACCGCCACGGATGCCCCACGTCAAATGTCTCCGATTACCACGCCTGTCCCGAGCAGCACTGCTCGGGTCCAGCGAGCCCCAGCGACCGGCGGTTATGCCACACCCACCCGCGGTGTGCCGGCTCCCTCAAATGAGCCTCAGCCAAAACTGCTTCAAAACCGATACGATACACTTCCACTTGACCTATTTATGGCGACGCTCTGTGCCATTTTGGTCATTGGCATCTATTTTGCCCTGGAGCCATCACCGGATCCCTTCTCGCTTCAGGTTGGCGGAGACTATCCAATGGTTCCACTCTTGACGACCTACGGAGGCATTGGTGCTACGTTAGCCGCGCTTATTGCCATGCTCATGGCTGATTATCAATATACCTATCAGCCAACACCCGTTTTGGCCTGGGTTTTTGGTGTGTCACGGATTGTGTTTGCGATTGCCGTTGTCCTGATGATGGTCATGGCGTTTGCTGGTGCCTCGCTGAATAAGTGGCCCTGGCCATCACTGGCATGGTTTGCTTCCCGCATTGTTTTAATCACTCTCTTTGGGGCACTCTATGCCCGGGTGTTGAAACGTCACCGGGCAGCGATTCTATAA
- the topA gene encoding type I DNA topoisomerase, giving the protein MSKSLVVVESPAKAKTINKYLGKTFTVMASNGHIKDLPDKGLGVDVEHGFEPTYEVIPDTVKRNNSKTLRELKKAAKEAEVIYLAADPDREGEAICQHLREELAGVRSKKPVYRLMFNEITQEAIQKAISVPKQIDSHRVDAQQARRVLDRLVGYQVSPMLCRKVGGKLSAGRVQSVALRLVVERERVIQAFKPTEYWTFAAELKAKLPPKFTSSLYQILGKTLKTGDFENFKKTEVHIQNEADARAIETELKTVPEWKVASVTTKEKKRYPVPPFITSKLQQEAARKLGFAVKKTMQVAQALYEGVDLGSEGSVGLITYMRTDSTRVSEGAITEVREFIQAQFGAHSLTPQPVRYKTKKDAQDAHEAIRPTSVYRTPESVAKSLGKDELALYKLIWKRFVASQMMPAVFDATTIDIQAGAKYLFRATGSVLRTPGFLAVYEEGKDERDTEDEELALKLPKVEVGEILKCLGVAANQSFTKPLPRFTEATLVKALEEEGIGRPSTYAQILSVILSRAYVEKTEGRFRPTELGMVVNDVLVENFTDLFNINYTAVMEAQLDAIEEGSLNWREALKSFYEKFRVELKSAESNINRAKAGVPTDEKCLKCESPMVLKLGRFGKFLSCTNPECKTTRDLEAPATESAEPVENPYANETCDTCGKPMALKKGRWGEFLACTGYPECKTTRQIRKSGVVRKPDVLLEELCPQCGKQLARKQGRFGEFVSCSAYPKCKYIKRDTLIACPRKGCKGEIAVKKSKRGKAFYGCTEYPKCEIVYWDRPIPTPCPKCKAVFLLEKTTKKEGTIMYCADKEGCGYVAPATAGADSSGTEPSLQVAT; this is encoded by the coding sequence ATGTCAAAATCGCTTGTTGTTGTTGAATCACCAGCCAAAGCCAAAACGATTAACAAATATCTTGGCAAAACTTTTACGGTGATGGCATCCAATGGTCATATCAAGGACTTGCCGGATAAAGGGCTTGGCGTTGATGTGGAACACGGATTTGAGCCTACCTATGAGGTCATTCCGGATACGGTCAAACGCAATAATTCCAAGACATTGCGTGAGTTGAAAAAAGCTGCCAAAGAAGCCGAAGTGATCTATCTGGCAGCCGATCCGGACCGCGAAGGGGAGGCGATTTGTCAACATTTGCGCGAGGAACTGGCCGGCGTCCGGTCGAAAAAACCAGTCTATCGCCTGATGTTTAATGAAATTACCCAGGAAGCGATCCAGAAGGCGATTTCGGTGCCGAAACAGATTGATTCGCATCGTGTAGACGCCCAACAGGCACGTCGGGTTTTGGATCGGCTGGTCGGATATCAGGTCAGCCCGATGTTGTGCCGCAAAGTTGGCGGCAAGCTTTCGGCAGGTCGGGTGCAATCGGTGGCCTTGCGGCTGGTGGTGGAACGCGAGCGGGTGATTCAGGCATTTAAACCAACTGAATACTGGACGTTTGCGGCTGAATTAAAGGCAAAACTGCCGCCGAAGTTTACCTCGTCGCTCTATCAAATTTTAGGAAAGACCCTCAAAACCGGTGATTTCGAGAACTTCAAAAAGACCGAAGTTCACATTCAAAATGAAGCCGATGCCCGCGCAATTGAAACCGAACTCAAAACGGTTCCTGAATGGAAAGTGGCATCGGTGACGACCAAAGAGAAAAAGCGATACCCGGTGCCTCCCTTTATCACTTCAAAACTGCAACAGGAAGCCGCTCGCAAGCTTGGTTTTGCGGTCAAGAAAACCATGCAGGTGGCACAGGCACTGTATGAAGGCGTTGATCTTGGCAGCGAAGGCAGCGTTGGGTTGATTACCTATATGCGAACCGATTCGACTCGTGTTTCCGAAGGGGCGATTACGGAGGTGCGCGAGTTTATTCAGGCTCAATTTGGGGCCCATTCGCTGACTCCACAACCGGTGCGCTACAAAACCAAAAAAGATGCCCAGGATGCCCACGAAGCCATTCGTCCAACTTCGGTGTACCGGACTCCAGAAAGCGTGGCGAAGTCGCTTGGAAAAGATGAGTTAGCACTTTATAAGCTCATTTGGAAGCGGTTTGTTGCCTCGCAAATGATGCCGGCGGTGTTTGATGCCACGACGATTGATATTCAGGCGGGTGCCAAATATTTGTTCCGGGCCACCGGGTCGGTACTGCGCACACCAGGCTTTCTCGCGGTCTATGAAGAAGGAAAAGACGAGCGGGATACGGAAGATGAAGAACTCGCCCTCAAACTTCCCAAGGTTGAAGTCGGCGAAATTCTGAAGTGCCTGGGCGTGGCAGCCAATCAAAGTTTTACCAAACCGCTTCCCCGGTTTACTGAAGCCACGCTGGTGAAAGCGCTTGAAGAAGAAGGGATTGGCCGGCCATCAACCTATGCGCAAATTTTATCGGTGATTCTGAGCCGGGCCTATGTTGAAAAAACAGAAGGCCGCTTTCGTCCAACTGAACTGGGGATGGTCGTCAATGATGTGCTGGTCGAAAATTTCACTGACCTGTTTAACATCAATTACACCGCTGTCATGGAAGCTCAACTGGATGCCATCGAAGAAGGAAGTTTGAACTGGCGGGAAGCACTCAAATCCTTTTATGAGAAGTTCAGAGTTGAGCTGAAATCAGCCGAAAGCAACATCAATCGAGCCAAGGCGGGTGTCCCAACCGACGAAAAATGCCTCAAATGTGAATCCCCGATGGTGCTCAAGCTTGGACGGTTTGGAAAGTTTCTGTCCTGTACCAACCCGGAATGTAAAACCACCCGCGACCTGGAAGCGCCAGCCACTGAATCCGCCGAACCAGTGGAAAACCCGTATGCCAATGAGACCTGCGACACATGCGGAAAGCCAATGGCGCTCAAAAAAGGCCGCTGGGGTGAATTTTTAGCCTGTACCGGGTATCCAGAGTGCAAAACCACTCGCCAGATTCGCAAATCGGGTGTGGTTCGCAAACCAGATGTGTTGCTCGAAGAACTATGTCCGCAATGTGGCAAGCAACTTGCACGAAAACAGGGCCGGTTTGGCGAGTTTGTCTCCTGTTCAGCCTATCCAAAATGCAAATACATCAAGCGTGACACTCTGATTGCCTGTCCGCGAAAAGGCTGCAAGGGCGAAATTGCTGTCAAGAAATCCAAGCGAGGGAAAGCGTTTTACGGATGTACCGAATATCCCAAGTGTGAAATTGTGTACTGGGATCGGCCAATTCCGACGCCTTGTCCAAAGTGTAAAGCCGTGTTCCTGCTTGAAAAAACAACCAAAAAAGAAGGGACGATTATGTATTGCGCTGATAAGGAAGGGTGTGGATATGTGGCACCAGCCACGGCTGGGGCTGATTCATCCGGGACTGAGCCCTCCTTGCAAGTGGCAACCTAA
- the purD gene encoding phosphoribosylamine--glycine ligase produces the protein MKILVLGGGGREAAIVWKLLQSPRVSQVFCVPGNAGIAQHAKCIEADLKRPEKLALLAQELKVDLTICGPELPLVYGAADMFARYNLPFVGPSRMAAQLEGSKIFSKEFMSRHHIPTAMFSVCESVEAAEDILSNNFHGFPIVVKADGLAAGKGVVIAQDLAEARAAVHMMMVDKKLGEAGAKIVLEECLVGRETSFLVFTDGRTIRPLPPAQDYKRAYNGDAGPNTGGMGAFSAPGLLDEYLQGKLMRKIAEPTLAALQAEGILYKGVLYIGLMLTEAGPRVLEYNVRLGDPETQVLLPRLKTDLVDVCEAIVNSTLDRVDLQWSDDSVVTVVMASGGYPSTYTPGQPISGLKEADAVPGVHLFHAGTTRDDTTGKYLTAGGRVLNVTAVGSDLTEAHTRAYTAVSKIQFNGQQFRTDIAI, from the coding sequence ATGAAAATTCTTGTACTTGGCGGCGGCGGACGCGAAGCAGCGATTGTTTGGAAACTGTTGCAGAGTCCACGTGTTTCACAAGTGTTTTGTGTGCCTGGAAACGCAGGAATTGCCCAGCATGCCAAATGTATCGAGGCTGATTTGAAGCGACCTGAGAAGCTGGCCCTGTTGGCTCAGGAATTAAAGGTTGATCTGACGATTTGCGGTCCGGAGTTGCCGCTGGTCTATGGAGCGGCGGATATGTTTGCCCGCTATAACCTGCCCTTTGTGGGGCCTTCACGGATGGCGGCTCAACTGGAAGGAAGCAAGATCTTTTCCAAGGAATTTATGTCGCGTCATCATATCCCGACTGCCATGTTTTCGGTTTGCGAGTCGGTTGAAGCTGCGGAAGACATTCTAAGCAATAATTTTCATGGATTCCCAATTGTGGTCAAAGCTGACGGTCTGGCGGCTGGAAAAGGAGTGGTGATTGCCCAGGATCTGGCTGAAGCCCGAGCCGCCGTCCATATGATGATGGTTGATAAAAAACTGGGTGAGGCTGGGGCAAAAATTGTACTCGAAGAGTGCCTGGTTGGCCGCGAGACCTCGTTTTTGGTGTTTACTGATGGTCGGACAATCCGGCCTCTGCCGCCAGCCCAGGATTATAAGCGAGCATACAACGGCGATGCGGGCCCAAACACAGGCGGTATGGGAGCTTTTTCCGCGCCAGGGTTGCTGGATGAATACCTGCAAGGCAAGTTGATGCGAAAAATTGCCGAGCCCACCCTGGCGGCACTTCAAGCTGAAGGCATTCTTTATAAAGGTGTTCTCTATATCGGACTGATGTTGACCGAAGCCGGGCCGCGCGTCCTGGAATACAATGTGCGGTTGGGAGACCCGGAAACTCAGGTTTTATTGCCGCGCTTAAAAACAGACCTGGTGGATGTGTGTGAAGCGATTGTCAACAGCACGCTTGATCGTGTTGATCTGCAATGGTCAGACGATTCAGTGGTGACGGTGGTGATGGCTTCAGGCGGGTACCCAAGCACCTACACCCCTGGGCAACCAATCTCTGGGTTAAAAGAAGCCGATGCCGTCCCTGGTGTTCATCTGTTTCATGCCGGCACCACCCGCGATGACACCACCGGGAAATACCTCACTGCCGGGGGGCGGGTTCTCAATGTGACAGCCGTTGGAAGTGATTTAACCGAAGCCCATACTCGGGCCTACACTGCGGTTTCAAAAATCCAATTTAATGGTCAACAGTTCCGCACTGATATTGCCATTTAA
- a CDS encoding type II secretion system protein, protein MPINRIRHIRAGSTRFRTKEQGYSLLALVIALAVFSIYLTMSVTNFQAERQQEQELELIQRGNSIAEAIARYNNSGRLGQLNPGGLFVTKLEDLAKGVDINGRLVHFLRPSALRDPMANGREWRALRVGDPLLNRYLQEWAAYYRQRIPDNYRVLVNPIDFKDEDDEDDEDDEDEAVDPDDEDDDEDDEDEDEPTSSDNGTSSFGQSPDGKDQSAFGIDQDRLPIVGVVSTSRKQAFQRQNGRDKRYDEFVFIYLPAPQIVREVPALQDETSDQPSSQSPQNQR, encoded by the coding sequence ATGCCCATCAACCGCATTCGTCATATTCGAGCCGGGTCCACTCGCTTCCGGACAAAAGAGCAGGGATATAGTCTTCTGGCCCTGGTCATTGCGCTGGCCGTTTTTTCCATTTACCTCACGATGTCGGTGACGAATTTTCAAGCCGAACGTCAGCAGGAGCAGGAACTGGAACTCATCCAGCGCGGTAACTCGATTGCCGAAGCCATTGCCCGGTATAACAACTCAGGGCGGCTTGGCCAGTTAAATCCTGGTGGGCTGTTTGTGACCAAATTGGAAGATTTGGCCAAAGGTGTTGATATCAATGGGCGGTTGGTCCATTTTCTACGCCCTTCGGCTTTGCGGGATCCCATGGCCAATGGCCGTGAATGGCGGGCGCTTCGGGTTGGTGATCCACTCTTAAACCGGTATTTGCAGGAGTGGGCTGCTTATTATCGTCAACGAATTCCGGATAACTATCGGGTTTTGGTCAATCCCATTGATTTCAAAGATGAAGATGATGAGGATGACGAGGATGACGAGGATGAAGCCGTTGATCCAGATGATGAAGATGACGATGAGGATGATGAAGACGAAGATGAACCCACTTCATCAGACAATGGCACTTCATCTTTTGGGCAATCGCCGGATGGAAAGGACCAGTCAGCTTTTGGGATTGATCAAGACCGATTGCCGATAGTCGGTGTGGTCAGTACCAGTCGAAAGCAAGCCTTTCAACGCCAAAATGGCCGCGATAAACGCTATGACGAGTTTGTGTTTATTTATCTCCCAGCCCCGCAGATCGTTCGTGAGGTTCCGGCCCTTCAAGACGAAACCAGTGATCAGCCATCATCCCAATCCCCCCAGAACCAACGGTGA
- a CDS encoding GGDEF domain-containing protein, which yields MKYLTRTQKLDIRQIGLHRALFPCVVFLRGDKLGLAMRLEKTMTVIGRGSDVAIQLDGDDEASRSHAQIRSIEDPSGQRQFWLMDLGSTNGTILNGVLLERHKEVLLNDGDKFSIGRHILKFAMLDDLDEEYHRRIHELIMHDDLTGLLTRKSFCIELDRELARSMRHNHEFCVLMLDIDFFKKVNDSYGHLVGSQVLAEVSLVIRQTLRDSDVAGRYGGEEFIALLPETNKIRGLEAAERIRQLIERQPFTGSVHDSSVKSHITISIGVASYPADGSTPTMLIDNADIALYHAKQTGRNRICGYSSNLVHTP from the coding sequence GTGAAATATCTAACACGCACTCAAAAACTCGACATTCGCCAGATTGGGTTGCACCGTGCACTCTTTCCCTGTGTTGTATTTTTGCGAGGAGATAAATTAGGGCTGGCGATGCGGCTGGAAAAAACGATGACGGTCATTGGACGTGGATCGGACGTGGCCATTCAGCTTGACGGAGACGATGAAGCTTCACGATCACATGCCCAAATTCGCAGTATTGAAGACCCATCCGGGCAACGTCAGTTCTGGCTGATGGACCTTGGGAGCACCAATGGCACGATTTTGAACGGGGTTTTGCTCGAACGGCACAAAGAAGTATTACTCAATGATGGCGATAAATTCTCGATAGGGCGGCATATTCTCAAATTTGCCATGCTCGATGATTTAGATGAGGAATATCACCGCCGGATTCATGAACTGATCATGCACGATGATCTGACTGGATTACTGACGCGCAAAAGTTTTTGTATTGAACTCGACCGTGAATTAGCCCGCTCCATGCGCCACAATCACGAGTTTTGCGTGTTGATGCTCGATATTGATTTTTTTAAGAAGGTCAATGATTCCTATGGGCATCTGGTGGGGAGTCAGGTGCTGGCTGAAGTCAGTCTGGTCATTCGCCAAACGTTGCGTGACTCGGACGTGGCTGGCCGGTATGGCGGTGAAGAATTTATCGCGCTACTCCCTGAAACGAATAAGATTCGAGGATTGGAGGCCGCTGAAAGAATTCGGCAACTGATTGAACGGCAACCCTTTACCGGTTCAGTTCATGATTCGAGCGTCAAGTCTCATATCACCATCAGTATTGGGGTGGCCAGCTACCCCGCGGATGGTTCGACGCCGACCATGCTGATTGACAACGCCGATATTGCTCTCTATCACGCCAAGCAAACTGGCCGAAATCGAATTTGTGGGTATTCATCAAATTTGGTGCATACGCCATAG
- a CDS encoding enoyl-CoA hydratase/isomerase family protein, which produces MTTSRYVTIDPIADRIACLVIDSEPREHGLTLKVFSELEAAVTELQSESWKAVIITGKGTDVFVPGLDFAELAQLGPVEARCFARRGQQVFEQLETLGVPVIAAVNGVALGAGCELALACTVRIASTMARFGHPEIAQGRFPAFGATQRLPRLIGHGRAVELLLTGETIPAPEAYRIGLVNRVHEPARLLTAARVLAQRLTRGPGANIRYCLDAISHGAEMPLHDGFKLEANLFGLCALPNISSDGD; this is translated from the coding sequence ATGACCACATCACGTTACGTCACCATTGACCCGATTGCCGATAGGATTGCCTGTCTGGTGATTGACTCTGAACCCAGAGAGCATGGACTGACGCTGAAAGTCTTCAGTGAGCTTGAGGCTGCCGTGACTGAACTGCAGTCTGAATCCTGGAAAGCGGTCATTATCACCGGGAAGGGAACCGACGTGTTTGTACCGGGCCTTGATTTTGCTGAACTGGCACAGCTTGGTCCCGTGGAAGCTCGATGCTTTGCCCGGCGGGGTCAACAGGTATTTGAGCAGCTTGAAACACTGGGTGTCCCGGTTATTGCTGCCGTAAACGGTGTGGCTTTGGGTGCCGGGTGTGAACTGGCCCTGGCCTGCACGGTGCGCATTGCTTCCACCATGGCCCGATTTGGGCATCCGGAAATCGCCCAGGGGAGGTTCCCCGCTTTTGGTGCGACCCAGCGTCTGCCTCGACTGATTGGCCATGGGCGAGCAGTGGAACTTCTCTTAACTGGGGAAACCATCCCGGCTCCTGAAGCCTATCGCATTGGATTGGTCAACCGGGTTCATGAGCCAGCCCGGTTGCTCACCGCTGCCAGAGTTTTGGCCCAACGTCTGACACGTGGTCCCGGTGCCAACATTCGGTACTGCCTGGATGCGATTTCCCACGGTGCGGAGATGCCACTACACGATGGCTTCAAGCTGGAAGCCAATCTCTTCGGACTGTGTGCCCTGCCGAATATATCCTCAGATGGTGATTGA